A part of Streptomyces sp. NBC_01497 genomic DNA contains:
- a CDS encoding DUF5655 domain-containing protein, translating to MAPTDSEEWTVERHLCARPPAVVALYHRFVELAEDCGPFTYAVARTAITFKGPRRGFAGLSPGPRHLAGHLDLRHRAAHDRTPRSAPYPNRLRVHHFRITELAQLDDAFAALLRAAYEVGSGAHLGAAGGAPARGPLGQPAARASLED from the coding sequence ATGGCACCCACCGACAGCGAAGAATGGACCGTGGAACGCCACCTCTGCGCCCGGCCTCCGGCGGTCGTCGCGCTCTACCACCGGTTCGTCGAACTCGCCGAGGACTGCGGCCCCTTCACCTACGCCGTCGCGAGGACGGCGATCACCTTCAAGGGCCCCCGGCGCGGTTTCGCGGGCCTCTCGCCCGGTCCCCGGCACCTGGCCGGCCACCTGGACCTGCGGCACCGGGCCGCCCACGACCGCACCCCGCGGTCCGCGCCGTACCCGAACAGGCTCCGCGTGCACCACTTCAGGATCACCGAACTGGCTCAGCTCGACGACGCGTTCGCCGCTCTCCTGCGTGCGGCGTACGAGGTGGGGAGCGGGGCCCACCTGGGCGCTGCGGGCGGGGCGCCCGCGCGAGGGCCCCTCGGACAGCCCGCTGCGCGGGCTTCGCTCGAGGACTGA
- a CDS encoding metal-dependent hydrolase: MMGPAHSLSGAAAWLGVGAAASALGHGMPWPVLVVGALISSGAALAPDLDHQAATISRAFGPVSRGLCEIVDVLSHFAYRHTRLKGDPSSRSGGHRTLTHTWLWAVLIGAGASALAVFGGRWAVLGILFVHMVLAVEGLLWRAARVSSDVLVWLLGAFAAWTLAGILDEPGNGAGWLFTQPGHQYMWLGLPIVLGALVHDLGDAITISGCPILWPIPIGRKRWYAVGTPKPMRFRAGSWVELKILMPAFMILGGLGGIVALGVI, from the coding sequence ATGATGGGACCTGCACACTCACTCTCGGGGGCGGCCGCTTGGCTCGGGGTGGGTGCCGCCGCGTCGGCGCTCGGACACGGCATGCCCTGGCCCGTCCTCGTGGTGGGGGCCCTGATCTCCTCGGGGGCGGCGCTCGCCCCCGACCTCGACCACCAGGCCGCCACGATCTCCCGCGCCTTCGGTCCCGTCTCGCGGGGACTGTGCGAGATCGTGGACGTGCTCTCCCATTTCGCCTACCGGCACACCCGGCTCAAGGGCGACCCGAGCAGCCGCAGCGGCGGCCACCGTACGCTCACCCACACCTGGCTGTGGGCCGTCCTGATCGGCGCGGGCGCCTCGGCGCTCGCGGTGTTCGGGGGCCGCTGGGCGGTGCTCGGCATCCTCTTCGTCCACATGGTGCTGGCCGTGGAGGGGCTGCTGTGGCGGGCCGCGCGCGTCTCCAGCGACGTCCTCGTCTGGCTCCTCGGCGCGTTCGCGGCCTGGACGCTGGCCGGGATCCTGGACGAGCCGGGCAACGGCGCCGGATGGCTGTTCACGCAGCCGGGCCACCAGTACATGTGGCTGGGCCTGCCCATCGTCCTCGGCGCGCTCGTCCACGACCTGGGGGACGCGATCACCATCTCGGGCTGCCCGATCCTGTGGCCCATCCCGATCGGCCGCAAGCGCTGGTACGCGGTCGGGACGCCGAAGCCGATGCGGTTCCGTGCGGGCAGCTGGGTGGAGCTGAAGATACTGATGCCGGCGTTCATGATTCTCGGAGGGCTCGGCGGGATCGTGGCGCTCGGCGTCATCTGA
- a CDS encoding cytochrome c oxidase assembly protein, with protein MDHSMHGMMMDLPPFTLGRAFVYSSDPFFLVSCALGIALYGWGVLRLWRRGDAWSPGRSIAFVLGVLLVGVTMCTGLNDYGMVMFSVHMVQHMIISMVAPILLLLGAPVTLALRALPVLGRGRKGPRELLLMLLHSRFVRVISHPAFTIPVFIASLYGFYFTPIFDYLMGSGTGHIVMMVHFLAVGLLFFWPIMGVDPGPHRSGYLMRMLELFAGMPFHAFFGIALMMASQPMIKAYQHPAASLGIDALSDQTAAGGIAWGFSEVPSVLVLIALVFQWYRSDQRQATRIDRAADRDGDKELAAYNAYLASLQARGQ; from the coding sequence ATGGATCACAGCATGCACGGCATGATGATGGATTTGCCGCCGTTCACGCTGGGCCGGGCGTTCGTCTACTCGTCCGACCCGTTCTTCCTCGTCTCCTGCGCCCTGGGTATCGCCCTGTACGGATGGGGCGTGCTGCGGCTGTGGCGCCGGGGCGACGCGTGGTCCCCGGGCCGGAGCATCGCGTTCGTGCTGGGCGTCCTGCTGGTGGGCGTGACGATGTGCACCGGACTGAACGACTACGGCATGGTCATGTTCAGTGTGCACATGGTGCAGCACATGATCATCAGCATGGTCGCGCCGATCCTGCTGCTGCTCGGTGCCCCGGTGACCCTCGCGCTGCGGGCACTGCCGGTGCTGGGGCGGGGCCGCAAGGGCCCCCGCGAGCTGCTGCTGATGCTCCTGCACAGCCGGTTCGTCCGGGTGATCTCCCACCCGGCGTTCACCATCCCCGTGTTCATCGCGAGCCTCTACGGCTTCTACTTCACGCCGATCTTCGACTACCTGATGGGGTCCGGAACCGGGCACATCGTGATGATGGTGCACTTCCTCGCCGTGGGTCTGCTGTTCTTCTGGCCGATCATGGGCGTCGACCCGGGCCCGCACCGCTCCGGCTACCTGATGCGGATGCTGGAGCTGTTCGCGGGGATGCCGTTCCACGCGTTCTTCGGCATCGCGCTGATGATGGCGAGCCAGCCGATGATCAAGGCGTACCAGCACCCGGCGGCCTCGCTCGGGATCGACGCGCTGTCCGACCAGACGGCCGCCGGCGGGATCGCGTGGGGCTTCAGCGAAGTTCCCTCCGTGCTGGTCCTGATCGCCCTGGTCTTCCAGTGGTACCGCTCCGACCAGCGCCAGGCGACGCGCATCGACCGCGCCGCGGACCGGGACGGGGACAAGGAGCTCGCCGCGTACAACGCCTATCTCGCGTCGCTGCAGGCTCGCGGGCAGTAG
- a CDS encoding TetR family transcriptional regulator, giving the protein METTPQPSEQRQAAGQRRRQLLEAADRVVLRDGPRASMNAIAAEAGITKPILYRHFGDKGGLYRALAKRHTDALLGALRAALDAPAERRRRVEATLDTYLAAIEANPQVYRFLMHPAEDAPPLDQGFDVGRHSAPLLRRLGEELATVIEERIDLGENGQQLARIWGHGIVGMMHAAGDWWLGERPCSRQELVTTMADLLWGRLAGVADKAGGPGF; this is encoded by the coding sequence ATGGAGACGACACCACAGCCGTCGGAGCAGCGTCAGGCTGCCGGACAGCGTCGGCGGCAACTGCTGGAGGCCGCCGACCGGGTGGTGCTCAGGGACGGCCCCCGGGCCTCGATGAACGCGATCGCGGCGGAGGCCGGGATCACGAAGCCGATCCTGTACCGGCACTTCGGCGACAAGGGCGGGCTGTACCGGGCACTCGCCAAACGCCACACGGACGCTCTGCTGGGCGCCCTGCGGGCGGCGCTCGACGCGCCGGCCGAACGCCGCAGACGGGTGGAGGCCACGCTCGACACGTATCTGGCGGCGATCGAGGCGAACCCGCAGGTCTACCGCTTCCTGATGCACCCGGCCGAGGACGCTCCGCCGCTCGATCAGGGCTTCGACGTCGGCCGCCACTCGGCGCCGCTGCTGCGCCGCCTCGGCGAGGAGTTGGCGACCGTGATCGAGGAGCGCATCGACCTGGGCGAGAACGGCCAGCAACTGGCCAGGATCTGGGGCCACGGGATAGTCGGCATGATGCACGCGGCGGGCGACTGGTGGCTGGGCGAGCGGCCCTGCTCCCGGCAGGAACTCGTCACGACGATGGCGGACCTGCTGTGGGGCCGTCTCGCGGGAGTGGCGGACAAGGCGGGCGGTCCGGGCTTCTGA
- a CDS encoding DEAD/DEAH box helicase, with product MTLIDQLPKDADPDALFEAFSTWAEGQGISLYPAQEEALIEVVSGNNVILSTPTGSGKSLVAAGAHFAALARDEVTFYTAPIKALVSEKFFDLCKLFGTENVGMLTGDASVNADAPVICCTAEVLAAIALRDGKHADIGQVVMDEFHFYAEPDRGWAWQIPLLELPQAQFVLMSATLGDMQRFEEDLKRRTGRETTVVRSATRPVPLSYEYRTTPITETLTELLETHQAPVYIVHFTQAAAVERAQSLMSINMSSREEKDRIADLIGNFRFTTTFGRNLSRYVRHGIGVHHAGMLPKYRRLVEKLAQAGLLKVICGTDTLGVGVNVPIRTVLFTALTKYDGTRVRTLRAREFHQIAGRAGRAGFDTAGLVVAQAPEHVVENEKALAKAGDDPKKRRKVVRKKAPEGFIAWSEQSFEKLIAADPEPLTSRFRVTHTMLLSVIARPGNAFDAMRHLLEDNHEPRKQQLRHIRRAIAIYRSLLDGGVVERLATPDAEGRIVRLTVDLQQNFALNQPLSTFALAAFELLDPESPSYALDMVSVVESTLDDPRQILGAQQNKARGEAVAEMKADGVEYEERMERLQEVSYPKPLEELLWHGYDVYRRSHPWVGDHPVSPKSVIRDMYERAMSFAEFTSFYELARTEGIVLRYLAGAYKALEHTIPEHLKSEDLEDLTAWLGELVRQVDSSLLDEWEQLANPAEETAEQAQEKADQVRPVTANARAFRVLVRNAMFRRVELAALDKVGQLGAMDADSGFDEDAWGEAMDAYWDEYEDLGTGPDARGPKLLSIEEDAPHGLWRVRQTFADPNGDHDWGISAEVDLAASDEQGLAVIRVTSVGQL from the coding sequence GTGACCCTTATCGATCAGCTGCCAAAGGACGCCGACCCCGATGCCCTCTTCGAGGCCTTCTCGACCTGGGCCGAGGGACAGGGGATCTCCCTCTACCCGGCGCAGGAGGAAGCCCTGATCGAGGTGGTGTCCGGGAACAACGTGATCCTGTCCACACCGACCGGCTCCGGCAAGAGCCTGGTGGCCGCGGGCGCGCACTTCGCGGCCCTGGCCCGCGACGAGGTCACCTTCTACACCGCGCCGATCAAGGCGCTGGTGTCGGAGAAGTTCTTCGACCTGTGCAAGCTCTTCGGCACGGAGAACGTCGGCATGCTGACCGGCGACGCCTCCGTCAACGCCGACGCCCCGGTGATCTGCTGCACGGCCGAGGTGCTCGCGGCCATCGCGCTGCGCGACGGCAAGCACGCCGACATCGGCCAGGTCGTCATGGACGAGTTCCACTTCTACGCGGAGCCGGACCGCGGCTGGGCCTGGCAGATCCCGCTGCTGGAGCTGCCGCAGGCGCAGTTCGTCCTGATGTCGGCGACGCTCGGCGACATGCAGCGCTTCGAGGAGGACCTCAAGCGCCGCACGGGCCGTGAGACGACCGTCGTACGCTCGGCGACGCGGCCCGTCCCGCTGTCGTACGAGTACCGGACGACACCCATCACGGAGACGCTGACGGAGCTGCTGGAGACGCACCAGGCGCCCGTCTACATCGTGCACTTCACCCAGGCGGCCGCCGTCGAGCGGGCGCAGTCGCTCATGAGCATCAACATGTCCAGCCGCGAGGAGAAGGACAGGATCGCCGACCTGATCGGCAACTTCCGCTTCACCACCACCTTCGGCCGCAACCTGTCGCGCTACGTCAGGCACGGTATCGGCGTCCACCACGCGGGCATGCTGCCCAAGTACCGGCGTCTGGTGGAGAAGCTCGCGCAGGCCGGCCTGCTGAAGGTGATCTGCGGCACGGACACCCTGGGCGTGGGCGTCAACGTGCCCATCCGCACCGTGCTGTTCACCGCGCTCACCAAGTACGACGGCACCCGCGTGCGGACCCTGCGCGCGCGGGAGTTCCACCAGATCGCGGGCCGCGCGGGCCGCGCGGGGTTCGACACCGCGGGCCTCGTCGTGGCACAGGCCCCGGAGCACGTGGTCGAGAACGAGAAGGCGCTGGCCAAGGCCGGGGACGATCCGAAGAAGCGCCGCAAGGTGGTGCGCAAGAAGGCGCCCGAGGGGTTCATCGCCTGGTCGGAGCAGTCGTTCGAGAAGCTGATCGCGGCCGACCCGGAGCCGCTGACCTCGCGTTTCCGGGTGACGCACACGATGCTGCTCTCGGTGATCGCCCGGCCGGGCAACGCGTTCGACGCGATGCGGCACCTGCTGGAGGACAACCACGAGCCGCGCAAGCAGCAGTTGCGGCACATCCGGCGCGCCATCGCGATCTACCGTTCCCTGCTGGACGGCGGGGTCGTGGAGCGGCTCGCGACGCCGGACGCGGAGGGCAGGATCGTCCGGCTGACCGTGGACCTCCAGCAGAACTTCGCGCTGAACCAGCCGCTTTCGACGTTCGCGCTCGCCGCGTTCGAACTCCTCGACCCCGAATCACCGTCGTACGCCCTGGACATGGTGTCGGTGGTGGAGTCGACGCTGGACGACCCCCGGCAGATCCTCGGCGCGCAGCAGAACAAGGCGCGTGGCGAGGCCGTCGCGGAGATGAAGGCGGACGGCGTCGAGTACGAGGAGCGCATGGAGCGCCTGCAGGAGGTCTCGTACCCCAAGCCGCTGGAGGAGCTGCTGTGGCACGGATACGACGTGTACCGCAGGAGTCACCCGTGGGTCGGCGACCACCCGGTCTCGCCCAAGTCGGTGATCCGGGACATGTACGAACGGGCCATGTCCTTCGCCGAGTTCACTTCGTTCTACGAGCTGGCCCGGACGGAGGGGATCGTGCTGCGCTACCTGGCGGGCGCCTACAAGGCGCTGGAGCACACCATTCCGGAGCACCTGAAGTCGGAGGACCTGGAAGACCTCACGGCCTGGCTGGGTGAGCTGGTGCGCCAGGTCGACTCCAGCCTGCTGGACGAGTGGGAACAACTCGCCAACCCGGCGGAGGAGACGGCCGAGCAGGCCCAGGAGAAGGCCGACCAGGTGCGGCCGGTCACGGCGAACGCCCGCGCGTTCCGGGTCCTCGTGCGCAACGCGATGTTCCGCAGGGTCGAACTGGCCGCGCTGGACAAGGTCGGCCAACTCGGCGCGATGGACGCCGATTCGGGCTTCGACGAGGACGCCTGGGGCGAGGCGATGGACGCGTACTGGGACGAGTACGAGGACCTGGGGACCGGCCCGGACGCGCGCGGCCCCAAGCTGCTGTCGATCGAGGAGGACGCGCCGCACGGCCTGTGGCGCGTGCGGCAGACCTTCGCGGACCCGAACGGCGACCACGACTGGGGCATCAGTGCCGAGGTCGACCTCGCCGCCTCGGACGAGCAGGGGCTGGCCGTCATCCGGGTGACGTCGGTGGGCCAGCTCTGA
- a CDS encoding 6-phosphofructokinase, which yields MRIGVLTSGGDCPGLNAVIRSVVHRAVVDHGDEVIGFHDGWKGLLECDYRKLDLDAVGGILARGGTILGSSRVQPAHLRGGVERARGHVADLGLDVIIPIGGEGTLKAANLLSEAGLPIVGVPKTIDNDIASTDVTFGFDTAVGVATEALDRLKTTAESHQRVLIVEVMGRHTGWIALHSGMAAGAHAVVVPERPFDIGELTELVGKRFSAGKRFAIVVVAEGAKPREGSMKFDEGGTDMYGHERFAGVAGQLAVELEQRLGKEARPVILGHVQRGGTPTAYDRVLATRFGWHAVEAAHRGEFGMMTALHGTDIEMVPLTEAVETLKTVPAERYAEAECVL from the coding sequence ATGCGTATTGGTGTCCTCACCTCCGGCGGTGACTGCCCCGGCCTGAACGCGGTGATCAGGTCCGTCGTGCACCGGGCCGTCGTCGACCACGGCGACGAGGTCATCGGGTTCCACGACGGCTGGAAAGGCCTTCTGGAGTGCGACTACCGCAAGCTCGACCTTGACGCCGTCGGCGGCATCCTGGCCCGCGGCGGCACCATCCTCGGCTCGTCCCGCGTGCAGCCCGCGCACCTGCGCGGCGGCGTGGAACGCGCCCGCGGCCACGTGGCCGACCTGGGCCTCGATGTGATCATCCCGATCGGCGGCGAGGGCACCCTCAAGGCGGCGAACCTGCTGTCCGAGGCGGGCCTGCCGATCGTCGGCGTTCCGAAGACCATCGACAACGACATCGCCTCCACGGACGTGACGTTCGGCTTCGACACGGCCGTCGGCGTCGCGACGGAGGCCCTGGACCGGCTGAAGACCACCGCCGAGTCGCACCAGCGCGTGCTGATCGTGGAGGTCATGGGCCGGCACACGGGGTGGATCGCGCTGCACTCGGGCATGGCCGCGGGCGCGCACGCCGTCGTCGTACCGGAGCGGCCCTTCGACATCGGCGAGCTGACCGAACTGGTCGGCAAGCGGTTCTCGGCGGGCAAGCGGTTCGCGATCGTGGTGGTCGCCGAGGGCGCCAAGCCCCGCGAGGGCTCGATGAAGTTCGACGAGGGCGGCACCGACATGTACGGCCACGAGCGCTTCGCCGGGGTCGCGGGTCAGCTCGCCGTCGAGCTGGAGCAGCGTCTCGGCAAGGAGGCACGGCCCGTCATCCTGGGCCATGTCCAGCGCGGTGGCACCCCGACCGCGTACGACAGGGTGCTCGCGACCCGTTTCGGCTGGCACGCCGTCGAGGCGGCGCACCGGGGCGAATTCGGCATGATGACGGCGCTGCACGGCACCGACATCGAGATGGTGCCGCTCACGGAGGCCGTCGAGACCCTCAAGACGGTCCCGGCCGAGCGGTACGCCGAAGCCGAGTGCGTCCTGTGA
- a CDS encoding glutathione peroxidase: MSLYDIPLRTLTGEPTSLADYRGKAVLVVNVASKCGATPQYTALEELQKTYGDRGFTVVGVPCNQFAGQEPGTAEEIQTFCTTTYGVTFPLLEKTDVNGDARHPLYAELTRTADDQGEAGDVGWNFEKFLISPAGETVARFRTRTAPEDPAVISAVEAQLPV, translated from the coding sequence ATGAGTCTCTACGACATTCCGCTGCGCACACTGACCGGTGAGCCCACGTCGCTGGCCGACTACCGCGGCAAGGCCGTGCTGGTCGTCAACGTCGCCTCCAAATGCGGTGCGACCCCGCAGTACACGGCGCTGGAGGAACTGCAGAAGACGTACGGCGACCGCGGCTTCACCGTCGTCGGGGTGCCGTGCAACCAGTTCGCCGGCCAGGAGCCCGGCACGGCAGAAGAGATCCAGACGTTCTGCACGACCACCTACGGGGTCACGTTCCCGCTGCTGGAGAAGACCGACGTCAACGGGGACGCCCGGCACCCGCTCTACGCGGAGCTGACGCGGACCGCGGACGACCAGGGCGAGGCCGGGGACGTCGGGTGGAACTTCGAGAAGTTCCTCATCTCCCCCGCGGGCGAGACCGTGGCCCGCTTCCGTACCAGGACGGCTCCCGAGGACCCCGCGGTGATCTCCGCGGTCGAGGCCCAACTGCCCGTCTGA
- a CDS encoding type 1 glutamine amidotransferase, protein MSDSSLRLVWIYPDLLSTYGDQGNALVVERRARQRRLNVSRVDVRSDQPVPTSGDIYLIGGGEDRPQRLAAERLRRDGGLNRAVSNGAIVFSVCAGYQILGHEFVNDLGQREPGLGLLDVVSTRGEGERCVGDVLGDIDPHLNLPPLTGFENHQGITHLGPMARPFARVRLGRGNGTGDGTEGAFNDTVFGTYMHGPVMARNPHIADLLLKLALDVNALPPVDDRWFDALRNERINAAVQPA, encoded by the coding sequence ATGAGCGACAGCAGCCTCAGGCTGGTGTGGATCTACCCCGACCTGCTGAGCACCTACGGCGACCAGGGCAACGCCCTGGTCGTGGAGCGCCGCGCGCGCCAGCGCCGGCTGAACGTCTCGCGGGTGGACGTGCGCAGCGACCAGCCGGTACCGACGTCAGGCGACATCTACCTGATCGGCGGCGGCGAGGACCGGCCGCAGCGGCTGGCGGCCGAGCGGCTGCGCCGGGACGGCGGGCTGAACCGGGCCGTCTCCAACGGCGCGATCGTCTTCTCCGTCTGCGCGGGCTACCAGATCCTGGGCCACGAGTTCGTCAACGACCTCGGCCAGCGCGAGCCGGGCCTGGGCCTGCTCGACGTGGTCTCCACACGCGGTGAGGGCGAGCGCTGCGTCGGTGACGTCCTCGGCGACATCGACCCGCACCTGAACCTGCCGCCGCTGACCGGCTTCGAGAACCACCAGGGCATCACGCACCTCGGCCCGATGGCCCGGCCCTTCGCGCGGGTCAGGCTGGGCCGGGGCAACGGCACCGGGGACGGCACGGAGGGCGCGTTCAACGACACCGTCTTCGGCACGTACATGCACGGTCCCGTGATGGCGCGCAACCCGCACATCGCGGATCTGCTGCTGAAGCTGGCCCTCGATGTGAACGCTCTGCCTCCGGTCGACGACCGGTGGTTCGACGCCCTGCGCAACGAGCGGATCAACGCGGCGGTCCAGCCCGCCTGA
- a CDS encoding acyl-CoA dehydrogenase family protein: MAEFTLEPSDEQKQVRDWLHGFAADVIRPAAAEWDEREETPWPVIQEAAKLGIYSLDFYAQQYFDPSGLGIPIAMEELFWGDAGIALSIVGTGLAAVGVLANGTDEQIGTWIPQMYGEPDDVKLAAFCSSEPDAGSDVAAMRTRAVYDEAKDEWVLNGTKTWATNGGIAGVHVVVAVVDPDLGSKGHASFIVPPGTPGLSQGQKFKKHGIRASHTAEVVLDGVRVPGACLLGGKDKLDERLARARERAAGGGQGSVKNAAMATFEASRPAVGAMAVGTARAAYEVALDYATTRSQFGRPIIDNQGIAFQLADMRTRIDAARLLVWRASWMATSGKKFESAEGSMSKLFASETAKEVTAQAVQILGGNGFTREYPVERMHRDAAIYTIFEGTSEIQRLVIARTLSGVPIR; encoded by the coding sequence ATGGCCGAGTTCACACTCGAACCCAGTGACGAACAGAAGCAGGTCCGTGACTGGCTGCACGGATTCGCGGCGGATGTGATCCGCCCGGCGGCCGCCGAGTGGGACGAGCGCGAGGAGACCCCCTGGCCCGTCATCCAGGAGGCGGCCAAACTCGGGATCTACTCCCTCGACTTCTACGCGCAGCAGTACTTCGACCCGTCCGGCCTCGGCATCCCCATCGCGATGGAGGAGCTCTTCTGGGGCGACGCGGGCATCGCCCTGTCCATCGTCGGAACGGGCCTCGCCGCCGTCGGCGTCCTCGCCAACGGCACCGACGAGCAGATCGGCACCTGGATACCCCAGATGTACGGCGAGCCCGACGACGTGAAGCTCGCCGCTTTCTGCTCCTCCGAGCCGGACGCCGGCTCCGACGTCGCCGCGATGCGCACCCGCGCCGTCTACGACGAGGCGAAGGACGAGTGGGTGCTGAACGGCACCAAGACCTGGGCCACCAACGGCGGAATCGCTGGCGTCCACGTCGTGGTCGCTGTCGTCGACCCTGACCTCGGCTCCAAGGGGCATGCCTCGTTCATCGTGCCGCCGGGCACCCCGGGCCTGTCCCAGGGCCAGAAGTTCAAGAAGCACGGCATCCGCGCGTCCCACACCGCCGAGGTCGTCCTCGACGGTGTCCGCGTACCCGGCGCGTGCCTCCTCGGGGGCAAGGACAAGCTCGACGAACGCCTCGCCCGGGCCCGCGAGAGGGCCGCGGGCGGCGGGCAGGGCAGCGTGAAGAACGCGGCGATGGCGACCTTCGAGGCGTCCCGCCCGGCCGTCGGCGCGATGGCGGTGGGGACCGCGCGCGCCGCCTACGAGGTCGCTCTCGACTACGCCACCACCCGGAGCCAGTTCGGCCGCCCCATCATCGACAACCAGGGAATCGCCTTCCAGTTGGCCGACATGCGCACCCGGATCGACGCCGCCCGGCTGCTCGTGTGGCGCGCCTCCTGGATGGCCACGTCGGGCAAGAAGTTCGAGTCGGCCGAGGGCTCCATGTCGAAGCTGTTCGCCAGCGAGACGGCCAAGGAGGTCACGGCGCAGGCCGTCCAGATCCTCGGGGGCAACGGCTTCACCCGGGAGTACCCGGTGGAGCGCATGCACCGGGACGCGGCCATCTACACGATCTTCGAGGGCACGAGCGAGATCCAGCGACTCGTGATCGCGCGCACCCTCTCGGGCGTGCCGATCCGCTGA
- a CDS encoding Mur ligase family protein, whose translation MAGNTEPLPSRAKLAVTAGKAAAAVSRAAGRGSGSVIGGKVALRLDPDLLRRLAQHLDVILVSATNGKTTTTRLIAEALRAAGPVVSNALGANMPAGITSALAGGSDAQFGVIEVDEKYLAGVARDTTPKAIALLNLSRDQLDRAAETRMLAEKWREGLAGTKAVVIANADDPLIVWAASSSPNVVWVAAGQEWKDDAWSCPSCGGVMQRPGDDWFCAQCGFRRPAPSWALRDDHVLDPHGSAWPIHLQLPGRANKANATTSAAVAATFGVPPGVALQRMYQVQAVAGRYDVVSFQGRDLRLLLAKNPAGWLETFSLIDPPPTPVILSVNARGADGTDTSWLWDVDYTRLGGHPIFVLGDRKLDLAVRLEVAGLAFRVCETLDEAVQYAPPGRIEVIANYTAFQDLRRRVGN comes from the coding sequence ATGGCAGGCAACACGGAGCCGCTGCCTTCGCGGGCCAAGCTGGCCGTGACGGCGGGGAAGGCCGCAGCAGCGGTGTCGCGCGCCGCCGGACGCGGCAGCGGATCGGTGATCGGCGGGAAGGTAGCGCTCCGGCTCGACCCCGACCTGCTGCGCAGGCTCGCGCAGCACCTGGACGTCATCCTCGTGTCCGCGACGAACGGCAAGACCACCACCACCCGCCTGATCGCGGAGGCCCTGCGCGCCGCCGGGCCCGTGGTCTCCAACGCGCTGGGCGCCAACATGCCCGCGGGCATCACCTCGGCGCTCGCGGGGGGCTCGGATGCCCAGTTCGGCGTGATCGAGGTCGACGAGAAGTACCTGGCCGGTGTGGCGCGCGACACCACGCCCAAGGCGATCGCCCTGCTGAACCTCTCCCGCGACCAGCTCGACCGCGCGGCCGAGACCCGGATGCTCGCCGAGAAGTGGCGGGAGGGACTGGCCGGCACCAAGGCGGTCGTGATCGCCAACGCCGACGACCCGCTGATCGTGTGGGCGGCCTCCTCCTCGCCGAACGTGGTCTGGGTCGCGGCGGGACAGGAGTGGAAGGACGACGCCTGGTCGTGTCCGTCGTGCGGCGGCGTGATGCAACGCCCGGGCGACGACTGGTTCTGCGCGCAGTGCGGCTTCCGCCGCCCCGCCCCCAGCTGGGCCCTGCGCGACGATCACGTACTCGACCCGCACGGCTCCGCCTGGCCCATCCACCTCCAGCTGCCCGGCCGGGCCAACAAGGCCAACGCCACGACGTCCGCGGCGGTCGCCGCGACGTTCGGCGTGCCGCCGGGAGTCGCCCTCCAGCGCATGTACCAGGTGCAGGCGGTCGCCGGACGCTACGACGTGGTGTCCTTCCAGGGCCGTGACCTGCGGCTCCTGCTCGCGAAGAACCCGGCCGGCTGGCTGGAGACCTTCTCGCTGATCGACCCGCCGCCGACCCCGGTCATCCTCTCGGTCAACGCGCGCGGCGCGGACGGCACGGACACGTCCTGGCTGTGGGACGTGGACTACACCCGTCTCGGGGGGCATCCGATCTTCGTCCTCGGCGACCGGAAGCTGGACCTCGCGGTCCGCCTCGAAGTGGCGGGCCTGGCCTTCCGCGTCTGCGAGACGCTGGACGAGGCCGTGCAGTACGCGCCGCCCGGCCGTATCGAGGTGATCGCCAACTACACGGCGTTCCAGGACCTGCGCCGGCGCGTAGGCAACTGA
- the def gene encoding peptide deformylase yields the protein MRKRPIPGSGGRVRAMRTLGDPVLHAPCAPVTGFGPGLAELVEDLFATMYAARGVGLAANQIGVARQVFVYDCPDDDDVRHVGHLVNPRLIVADGIVVRGPEGCLSLPGLEAGTERFDRAVVEGRNQVGEPVRVEGEGFFARCLQHETDHLAGGVYPDRLSGRRRSRVLRAAARAPWGAARAATGPEPSAR from the coding sequence ATGCGAAAGCGTCCGATCCCCGGCAGCGGTGGGCGCGTACGAGCCATGCGGACGCTCGGCGATCCCGTGCTGCACGCGCCCTGCGCGCCGGTCACCGGCTTCGGCCCCGGACTCGCGGAACTGGTCGAGGACCTGTTCGCGACGATGTACGCGGCCCGGGGCGTCGGCCTCGCGGCCAATCAGATCGGCGTGGCACGGCAGGTCTTCGTCTACGACTGCCCGGACGATGATGATGTCCGGCATGTCGGCCATCTGGTGAATCCGCGCCTGATCGTGGCCGACGGGATCGTCGTGCGCGGCCCGGAGGGCTGTCTGTCGCTGCCGGGCCTGGAGGCGGGCACCGAGCGCTTCGACCGCGCCGTGGTGGAGGGGCGGAACCAGGTGGGTGAGCCCGTACGCGTCGAGGGGGAGGGCTTCTTCGCCCGCTGCCTGCAGCACGAGACGGACCATCTGGCGGGCGGCGTGTATCCGGACCGGCTGTCCGGGCGCCGCAGGTCGAGGGTGCTGCGGGCGGCCGCCCGCGCGCCCTGGGGCGCCGCTCGGGCGGCAACCGGTCCCGAGCCGTCCGCCCGGTAG